The window CCTTTTTCTCTTGACATCCTCTGAGAGTCAAGAGTCCTCTGGAATGCTTTTAAACATAACATTACTCCCTAACCAAAAGCTGTGAGATACTGTGCAAGTTAGCCATTATACAGTTACAACAACAGAGAGCTAAGGATAAATGCAAGCAGGTTAAATAAATGAGCAAATACCCATATATACCAACCTCTCTGAATTTTTGGAGGTATAACTTCAAAGGTTCAACATAACTATCAAACCCCAAGGTAGACATGGCAAAGAGAATATCCTCTCCATTGATGGTCTTTCTTTTCTCTTGGTGACACCTCTCACTTGCTTCTGATGTTATAAAGCTGATGAATTCACTTACACACTCTTGTACACATTCCTTTGCATCCTTAGCAATCTAGTAAGGAAAAAAGTATCACAAAATCATTAATAAAGACATAAGACTTTAAAAAACTCACCACTAACCCCCCAAAGAGTACATAATAGAGGAAACATTCCAAATCCCAATGATAATACCCATTTAGGCAACACCCACACAGCAAACCACTGGATGTCCTCACTCCTCTACATAAGACCAGCTGCAATGTGATTTTACTCATGTTTTACTATTTCAAGCAGCACAGCCAACTGCCAGGATCTCCTGAAGTCCTAAGTTCTATACAAGCTCTTACACCCAGATGCTTCTTGCTTTGCTTACCTATGTCTCTTCAAACCTGTTCATCACAATGTCACAGCCCACTTCCTCTTCTTTTTAAGAGACCTGGTAGCTCCAACCTCAGTTCATCACATTCCCACCAATTCAGCACTGACAAGTATTTTTATCCTGCCTAGATTCAAGCACTAGAATATACATCTACCAGAAAGCCTTTCTAATGCTTTATTATAAATTTAccaaataaatatacatatatatatacacacatatatacatgtacatatacatatacatatatatacatatatatatatgctctGGTATAAATTTACCAAATGAGAACTCAAATGAAGCAACATATGCCCCTGGCAAGAATGAAGTAAGTAAATTTGATTACAGCTTTCAGCTGGACAAAAGTAATTTACCTGACTTAAAATTACAGAAAGTATTACTCATGATTACTTGGGAAGCTGATAAGAATCAGTAAGAAGATTATAATAATTAAGATTCTTATTCTTCACATGAAAAGAACCTAAAAAATTGAAGCAGTAACTGTGTGCAGAGTCTTCACCAGCTCCTCTGATATTTTCAGACAGGTAGGGTGAGATTTTCAGAAGTCATCAGTCAGCAGCTTCTCTTGCAGTTTTTTACAAAAAACCATCCTTATTTTTCACAATAGCTCCACATCCCATATGCTAAATTCTAAAGAAAAATCTCATTTTGATCACTAAAAATTTATGACAATATGAACTAGGGTACAGTTTTTCACAGCAAAGTTATAAACGTAACATTCAGATCTCCAGAAAGCCTTGAACACTATGAAAATACAAGCAGAGGCGAGTAAATGATGTCTTGCTTCTATTTAGAGTGATCTCCAAAGAGATCAGTTTTAGCTGAAGGAAATGTTACTGCGGCTGGAATTGTATTGGAATACAATAGAGAAAGAGCAAATCATagatttgctctttgcaatgCAAAGATTTAAGATAAACCAGTAGAATGAAGAAGTACTTATACAATCACCAGCTCAGCAGAATGGATTAAAAAGTCTATTCTTAGAAGTAAGAAATAAACAAGGCTCTCAATATCTAGCCTTATCTGCTCCATGATATAAAGCAGACTTCTTATGTCACTTTGGCATTTGGGTATGCAAATATTTGGGCAATGGAAGGCTAACCATTCTCTTCCCTTCAGGATGAGCACTGAATTTCTATTTCAGCCAAAATTTTTCACTTATTCCAAATTTTGTGCACATCAATGAAAGCAGACTAAATCTCTCAAGAGAATTGCATAGAAAATATTCTTAGTGATTGGCTTAGTCTCAATCACCTCCTGCTCCTGgggctttttcccctttcctttatAATGCTTTTCTTCAATAAACCAGCatcatttggaaaaatatgttgTTCTAATCAGCTCAAGTTCATGGAGAGGAAGGAATAAAACTCATTAACACACTTTCTTTACCAGACAACAGTATTACCTTTCCTGTTTGGGGTATggcatttttcattatccttgcCACATTTGCAATTGGAAGATATATATCTTGTTCTCTGAAACTCTCTTTTGAACCGTTTGTATCTTCATGATCATTCATGCTGTCTTCTGTGTCTAATGAAATGAAGAAAAGTTAACAGAAATTATATTTGATAGACAACAGGCAATAATTCAGTTTAAAATCTTACACTGTAGGATGAAGACCTTTGAAAACACAATGTGTTAACAtcatagaaataattttaaaaatagatgcAACATCAGGGTACCTTTATAAAGATAGCATTTAATCACATTATGCACTGAAGTGTACATGGCTCTGATCAACAACCATTATTAATGCCATGCCAAAATACAAACTGCTTCCTATAACATAAATTTTTTTGTCATCCCCCTAAGGTCTCTGTACCAACATCAAAAAATCCAACTCCCCCCTTCAAACTGTAGAAAATGCTTTATACAGTGAGGCATTAcaaaaacaatggcaaattctTAGCCTGAGAGAAGATAGCAGAGAATGATATAAGAACTGGAAGAAAATTTATGTATACACACATATGCAGAGAAATAGTAGCATTTTCTCTCTCACTTCTTACCATCCTGAGGCTGTATGACATAATGACTGCCACCAATGTAATCTCCAGCAATTCCTAACTGAGAAGCATCTGTTGTGGAGCTGTCACCATCCATCTACAACCAGAAGAAGGAAACCTTTCAGGTGCGATTGTTACATCACTAAGTGCAGCTATTACTCAAACCCAGCACAAACTATGAGATCACTTTATACAAAGCATAAATATTTTGCTATTGGAGAACAGCATCCCCACTGTCATTAATGAGTTGTACTGACAATGGAAATAGTTCAACTGTTTTGTGAGGCTTTTCAACAAACTCGGCCAGAGGCACAGGCCATGACAGAATCATTTGGTTTATGTAACACATAGCTCCTGTGAAAGTCTGACCAGAATGTGCAATGTATCTTGAACAACCCTCAAAACCTACATCAGCCCCCTGTTCACTGAATGCTTTACCTATTAGTTCCTACACAGAATgcatcactcactcactcactcactcactcactcactcactcactcactcactcactcactcactcactcactcactcaccttTACTCTTCGTGTTGGTTTGTCAAGCCCACTGATAAACTTCTAGCCAGACCGTGGGACCAGCTCCACATTCTCATCCTCCCTGAGACACCAGCTACTCCTATGTGCCATCTGAGTCACATTTTAGAATTCCATGGTCCTGCCCTGCCTCACTCTCTGGGCATCCTTTGGTGCTCTTCTCTCAAGGTTCTGATGTGGTGGCCAAAAAGAAGACTTCTTCATGACGGTTTGGAGATGGGGGCGGTCACAGTTTAATAGGTAACTTAAAAGCCAGGAGAAAAAGGGAAGCCAAAAGAGCCTGTGCTTCTCTCCTTCTTACTGACAAGCTACACACATGGGCCCTGGAGAGGCAGAGCCCAGCTGACTTCACTCATTGACCCCACATCCACTGTATGGGTACCTTGGTGTCTTTGAAGGATCTCGTGGTTGTTGTCAGTGAGACAACACAAAGAGGGAgagaagggagggagagagggagaagcaATGTTGTGATTTTTTTACATCTACCCAGAAATATGAGCATTTAACCTTTCGCTAATCTGCAATTTGCTTGTGGCCACAGGGCTGAGTTTCACTTTGAAACCTTCCAGCAATGTCCGGTGTTACATTTGGCCAGAGATGCAAAATAACGCAAGCGCTGCTCACATTCCAACAAAAGCTGGACAGAGCCTTAGGAGCTGTTCAAGAGAAAAAGACTATTCCAGCTCTTCGTCACTGAACAGAATATTACACTTCCATAAagaatttcaggtcccttttgCTGGGATTTTGCAAACCAGCTTCACTTCTTACACAGTAGCTCTACCCAAAGGAAGGGCAGTATTTTAGGCATCAACCTTCCATGTGCCATCCTTAACATAAATTCACTTTATCCACATTTTGCAGATTCTTTGTTGGGAGATTTAACTTTGCTTTTCAATCTCCCAAGGGGTCTGCAGTTTGCTTTCTCAGCTTACTGTAATGACAATGCAAGGATATCACAATTCTGCATGTCATGATCACCAAAATTGACATCACACATCATTAAGAGAATTGTGCCTCCCTCTCCCTTCTGCACTCTGAAAGAATTAAAATTGCAGTCTGGTAAATCCCAAAAGCTACCTCCAAAATTATGTTAGAGTTTTCTGGTAGTCTTCTCAGTTTTGGCTCTCTGATCACTGAAGGAATTTAATTTAGGATCTCAATCTTTACCAGCCCCAATACGAGGTATTTTTATACCTTgatctttctttccttctcttttttcaaTCTTCTGTGAAACATTTCTTCTAAATTATTTCCTTCCTTCAGGGTTGCAATATTCTTCAAATTTCTGACATGATGTGATAACTAACTGGTTTCTGCTCACCTCTCCTGCAGGCTACTCCATCTGAATCTTTATTGCCAAGACCCAGCAACAGTAAGAAAACATCTTACTTTCATTAGCCCAACTTGCTTTCAATAGACAATTCCTGCTTGAATCTCTTTCAAACCTGTGCTGCATCTACAGACATTTTGGTCATATTAAACTAATGCATCCTCAAGGTAATACCTTTGCTTCTATTTTTTTCTGTGCACATATTTCCAGATCTACTTACAGGATGTATTATTTCACCATTATTGGGCATTTGTGTGGACATTTATCAGCACTATGAATGTAAAATAGTGATTAGCAAAATTGACAGGAAAAGGCTTGCAACAGAAAAAGACAGATCTGACTCAGATGAAGAAAACAGGTATTGACAGCTTAACATCAACTGAAATTACTTCTGTTGGTATTACTTGAAGAAAGATTTTTAGCTGCCAGGACAACTTTGGGACAGGAGATGAGGGACAGCACTAACACCCTTCTGCATAATGCTCAGCATAACCAGGTCGTGATCCAGGCCCACAGGATAATTCATGTTGGAAGTGGCTGTGGGAGGTCTCTACTCCAGCCCCTGCTAAAAGCAGGGTCAGCTccgagctcagagcagagcactcaAGGTTTTCTCCAGCCACATCTTGAAGGCCACCACAGACAGAGCTGGCCCAGCTGCCCCACATGCCTCCTCCAGCTGACCACACTGTGAGGGAAGGAGGGGATCTCAGCACACTACTTCAATCCAAGTAAGTTGATGGAAGAATTTCAGCCAGAGTTGTCATTCAATTCAAATCTAGATCCAGGCATCTGAATATAGCAGCTGTAATTAATGTGCCATCCAAGTCACCCTACTAGTATTTCTTTGAGCCTGATGGATGACAAACACGACCTTGCAGGAAAACGTGGCCACGGCTATCCCAGCCATCTCATAACAAACAGTTATATGCTCACACATTACAGTTTTAATTTCAGGTGTTCAAAACTCCAGTTAATCCCCACATTATCTGACTGTCAAGCTCAGCACAAGTTCTGTAACACATACAACAATGTTCAGAAAATGAGAAAACATTTTCTTCAATCTTCTCACTACACTGTTGCTAATTAATCCCCCtcctttaaacaaacaaaaaccccaaacaaccaatAAAACACTTCCAAAACTATGACACAAACTAAATTCTGTGTCCATGAAGTTGCTCTGGAAAAGGCAGCAGTGCAGTATAGCATAGAAACAACACCTCACCTACACTAACAGCAGTCACTAGGAGACTAAAAAGGCCAACAGTTCTTATATTGGCCCATTTAGTAGGAAGATCTGCTACTTCAGATGGAAGTAGATGCTAGAACAGGCAAAATCCTGGAAGATCTAATCCTAAAAGGTTTAGCTGGGAAAGAACTTTCCTCTCAGATTTTGCTTTAGATTGCCAAATTGTTACAACTTGCTTTAAGGAGAAGTAGCCATTTGCAGATTATACATCACATTTGCATGGCAGTTTCAGCCTGCAAACATTGCAGTGCTTTTTAATACAAGAGCATCTCCTACCTCTGTGTGGCTGCCAAATTGCACGAGGGAGGGCTTCCAACACCTCAGTCCTCCAGCAGCAAGTGCAGTGCATAACTGCAGGAAGCAATTACTACAGG of the Melospiza melodia melodia isolate bMelMel2 chromosome 4, bMelMel2.pri, whole genome shotgun sequence genome contains:
- the NFYB gene encoding nuclear transcription factor Y subunit beta, which gives rise to MDGDSSTTDASQLGIAGDYIGGSHYVIQPQDDTEDSMNDHEDTNGSKESFREQDIYLPIANVARIMKNAIPQTGKIAKDAKECVQECVSEFISFITSEASERCHQEKRKTINGEDILFAMSTLGFDSYVEPLKLYLQKFREAMKGEKGIGGTVTTADGLSEELTEEAFTNQLPAGLITTDGQQQNVMVYTTSYQQISGVQQIQFS